The sequence ataatttattttacctCAGGAAATCTTCAGTGACCtctgctttaaagaaatttcAAGATTAGCGTCAGAAGTTCTGAGTAGGGCAGGGACATCtctagatcaggctgcccaaagccccatccagcctggccttgaacacctccagggatggggtatccacagctcctctgggcaacctgttccagtgcttcaccaccctctgagtgaagaatttcttcctaattctAATCTAAACccaccctctttcagtttaaaaccatttccccttgtcctatcgctaccTGTCCTTGTAAACAGTTTCTCTCCATTCTTCTCATAAGCCCCATTAAAGAGTTGAAAGGCCACAACGCAGtccccccagagccttctccaggtGACTTAGCAATTTATACAATGAATTGCTTACATCTGTACAGTGCAAGCTAGtacaaacatgaaaacaaaaacatagttTGCATAGCAACTTGATTTAGCCATGGAGAAAAGCAGCACTTTTATTAGCTGCCAATAGTATGATCAGAATTTCTTAAGTAATTCTAGGTAAGCACTCAAAGACTACAGGAGTTGCACATTGTCTCCAATCTCAAGAGAACGTACAGAATTTTCGCCTTTGGAAAACCACAGGATTCAGTACACCCTCACTGCAAGGAATTCACCTTGCTGACCATGttatttccctgttttcttGTGGATGTGCTGATTGGTTTGAAGCAGTTTGAATCTGGGTACAATTTCTTTTGGAGAAGTTGCTGCAAGCAAAAATGCTTGCTTTTTGCAGAGATGCCTGGGAGAAGGGGTACTGACAGCATGTGAAAGCATTATATTTATCAACTGAGACATGCTGCATAAAGCTATGTTAGGAGAGTCTTGTGTGATTTCTCACAGATTAccaaacggaaaaaaaaaatatgtcttttttcACTAAGAAAAATACATCATAGTCAGGAAATAAGCAGCACCTATGGAGAAGAACAAGTACAAATTTAACTCAAGTTCTACCAGCATGCATCACTTTGAACATTTCTGCAGGACGTTCCACAAGCACATACATGTAATCTTGATTTGAAATATGATTTAATGCATATAATGATCagttgtgtttgatttttttttaaagctaaactGGTATATCACGTTATTGGGTTTACACTCTAACATACTGTCTGAAATTACAGTTTTTCcacctctcttccttttcatatACCAAAGCTCTGTAACTCTACAGTACCTCGTATGGCATGACAGCAGTCCTTTCAAATGAACCAACAGACAGTCTGCACAGCTTTACTGTTTGAGCTTTTCCTTCAATTGGTATACGCAGCTGACCACTGATGGTTTCAACAGGCTGAACTTCACGCAAATTTGAAGaagctgaaacacagagaaaatacagattgAATCTGAACTCTAATGGAATTTAAATAACAGTTACCATTAATCTGTCATACTGTTATTTCACTGCTCCTTTAACATAAAGCAGGGTAAAAATAACCTAAACAACAGAAGCAAACTTGGAGCTTCAGGAAACACGTTAAGACCTCACTTCTGGCAACAAGTTTTATCCAAAGCATCCTCCAGTATTTTTGAAGACCTTAGATAGAACAGCCATACAAGTCAAgttaaaaagctattttgaaGTTGTAGTGATTGTGATTTTTAAACACATAATTACCTGccttccctgtcccctccccctcctcaacccacaaaaaaaatggtaacaagttaaaaaattaaaatcaggaAAGCCATCATTCTAACCTAATTTTCCAATGCAATTAATAAGTGCCTTAAAGTACTGCTTTTAAACCCAGAAAAACTACAAATctcaaaaatgaaatctgtcaTGAGACaaaaagctcatctggagccAAGGTGTCAGCATCTGAATTGAATTCATTCTGTTTAACTTTACTTGCAACAACACTTAGCATAAAGCAAGCCACGCTTGTGCAGCATGAAAAACCCTAAACCATTTTTGCTATTACTCAGAAGGAATGCATACACTGGGAAAATAACTCAATTTTACATAAAGATTTTTCATTCATGTGTTTTTATTACAGATGTTATAAAACTCTAGAACAGTATTTTAGGTTTATGTGCTAGGTAGACTACTTGGtaagcatatattttaaaataccagtaGAACAATTGGAGGGGAAATACTATTCAAGTAGTATGTGATACTGAAAATAACTGCTTCATCAGCATTTTTCACATATAATGGAGAatttaaagggagaaaaacaggattttcAAATCAAAAGACTTAGCAAGTTGTTTCAGACAGTCTAAATGCCTAAAACTAGAACCCTAACAGTTGAAATCAGTACCAAAATGAAAACTCGGtagattttcattcttttaactCATGTATGGATACAACgaaatacatgttttttcaGGATTTTGGTCAAAACTGTAAATGTTGAAAGACTTTTCTGTTACCACTTCAGCGCATGTGAAGTACTTTAAAGGACTTCAAATAACTTTGTAGTTGGACAGGACACCTATTTCCCAAGCTAAGTGTCCACCATCACTCAGCTGACAATCGCCACAAAGCAAACGTACTCACGAGACGGCTAGCAATCAAAATGAAGTTTAGTTTGTCAAGACTACAGATCAAGTTTTCATACCAGTTGATCTGTTACTTTGGACTTGAATAGCTGACCGTTTAGACATAGGCTTCTTCTTTCCAGAATCTGTAGCAATAGAAGCTGTTAACTCCCTCGCTTTTGACTGTGCCGTCTGGACTCTTGCATTATTCGGACCCCGCTGCCCAGGAGATCTTTTGAAAGGctccatttcatttttgttatgtaCCTGTTATGCATGCACACAGAAACAGATGGGTTAGCAGTCAAGCAGTTCCAAACCACAGCAAGATGGTGTTACAGTTAACACTGAATTTTGCTCTCAGATTCAGAGCTCAACTTGCTGCCCCAGAATGAAAAGGCCAATCTGAAAAAGGACTGGGGGGCAAGAACTTAAAGAATTATACCTGCTGCTATTAACATTGCCacacaaagcattttaagaGCAGATAAAGTATAAATCACTTTTGATTTCCCACTGCTGTATCTAGAATCTCAGTACAAGCCTCCTTTCCAAACTGATTTTTCAAGGCTCTTTTCATTAGCCTCAGCAGCCCTTTTCTTCACCTGCATCAGGAACTAACTCAAAGTTCTAGGTGATCACATATTTGcttcaatttttaaaaggagaGGCGATGAAACATttgttctattttgttttaaaatacttttaaaattacaagACTCAGCCAACCCGAAGTCAAAATGAGTCTACTCAGATTAAGTGGAGCTATGTTAAACTTCACTTTATTACCAGATTAAAACTCACATCAAATTTTGCCGTGTGTGCAATTCTTCTCTTTTGTCCAGCAACATTAACTTCAGTTTCTAATAAACTGGCATCCACATTTTCTCCACTAGTCTATTAGAAATAAGAACAGGCTTCTTAGACCAAATGCTATAAACTTCCAGACTTCATTAATACCCTCATGACCCACTCACTCCAATGTTTCAGGATATTCACAGTCAAAAAAAAGTCACCAGGAAAGTACAATTCTACCAGTAGTTATTCTACATTTAGCGCAGCTGAGCCACAGTGCTTCAAAGCAGGGTAGTGGTACTCAAGAGTTCCCACATTCATTTATAAGATGAGCAGGAGACTACTGAACATACAAGTGCCTCTAAAACTTTGCTTGTAACAGTGAAGCGAATAAAGTCCACCACAAGGCATTGAGCTATTGGGGCGACTTTCTACTTTAGGAAACATATAGATCACCCAGTGCCAAACCAGACTAGAGTCATAAGTGATCCTCATTAATTCATCTACTAGCGTGGAAGGCTCAACTATTTAACCTTTATTAGCACAGAAAAGAGCATTTGAACTTGACTATACAGATAACATTCCTCCTCCATATgctcaggaagaaagaaaaaaaaaaagaagcaagaactTAAAGAGAAGCATAATACCTGCTTATCACTGTCTTTCTTTCGTGCCTCTCTTTCAAACTCCTCAAAAATCCTCCGACACTCCTCTATAGGATCATCTGAATCTGAGAGCTCTGTGTCCTCCCCACTGGATTCGATTTCTTCAGCAGATGAACTCAGACGtatttccccttctttcttgtttctgcaAGCAGGTTCAACAGAGCTGCTTTTATCAGTGTTTTTGGTCTGTAAAACTGTACCAGAGCAAGCCTCCTTGCCCACACTTAAGAAATTAGTTGGATACGAGTACGTATCCTGTGGGCTaccatttcccccatttttaTCAGTGCTGCgacttttctctgtatttaatatTCTTTGCTTGCCAGGTCTTTCTATTGTAGCTTCATCTCCAGATGAGCGACTAGTACACAAGACAGACTGTGTTACTCTTCCACTGCCCACACGGTTTTCACTAGCAGTATATTCCTGAACAAATTCTTTGAccaatatatttctttctgctttctcttgctTCGGAATCTCCTTCCGCACATCCACCTCAGCAGAAgcagatttctgtttctgtgaggTACAAGCACGCCTCCCTCTCTGCTCAGAAATCTTCAATGTTTCAGTGTTTACATCAggcaaataaattttatttgctttcagagaAACACTCCTTGCTTTTTCAGATTCATTTAAACATTTGCCACTCTCCTGCAACTCAActattttctctgatttttctgctgtatACCCAGGACCATCTGCTATGGCACTACCATGCAATTCTTCTGCATGTATTACAGCATCCAGTTCTTCTTCTCTATTCAAGTCTTTATAGTCCCTATTTTTTCTTGGTCTTTTATTAACAGGTGGTGGCACATCAATGACAAGATCACATTCATCATCAGATTCTTCAAGTTCCATCGGGGAATAGTTTCTTGACCTCTTTGTGAATTCTCTCTTAAATGGAGACACTTTTGAATTCCCCTCTTGATATTCACGTGGAAATACTTCTGTTGGCTTAGCCAACTGCTGCTTagcattttcatcttcttttgttATGGAAGAGACAGACAGccctgaaaataatttcataaatattattttctatttttcccaGTTAAAGGAAGAGACGTTATTTTTGTACCAGGAAACCAAAATCGTATGATAAAAGTGCTAGAAAAAAGCACTACAATGGCTTCCTTACAAGAAAGTATCTTATTTTCAAGGGTTATAGGATTCTTAATCATTTAACCTGGAAGACTGTATTGAGAAAGTTCTTTAGTTTCAGTCTTGAATTTACCTACTGCTACTTCATCCCTTTTAAGTTTTTGCAGATCACCAGCCCATGTTGAGGAAAGAAAGCTATGATATCACATTAAGTCACACTAAGTTGCAAACCATCTActtctttttcctcagctgAAATACGTAATCTGCTTTATTAATTATGAACAAATCTCATTGTCCCAAATGTCCCCAGTAACATTTTGAGCCAGACATATTTACAGTCATGCACAAACTTTAAGTGGCCTTGAAAGCTGAATTTTCCAACTGCACATGTAAGAAAATAACCTCTATCTTTTCAGCTTTTACAGACTATAGACTGAGTTATGGTAAGCTAACATTTTCTCAAGGCACTGTCTTCATCCTCTCCTGCATCTTCGCACTGATTGCAGTGTAGTGGTTATTTCCCAAAGTTTCACTGGCTGACGGGGTCTCAGAGATTTGCTAGTATCAGTCTAGTGTTTTTAACAACAATAGTATTTAATAGAACTGTACTTTTCAAACCATATGTAACCacttgttttcaaaaacaattgTACCCGTAACAACAGAACATTTCAGGGAGCTACTAGAAAGTTGCATTTTGCTGGTGAACAGCATTCTTTCCAGGCTACTCAGAAATCCATAGCTTTGGCATTAACATAACACGCAAGCACAGGGAGGTACCACAAAACCTCAGCACCCagttgctgtggtttaacccagctcaCTCCCCCACTGGGACAGGGAACAGAATCAGAAgagcaaaaccaagaaaaccCATGGACTGGAATAACAACAGTTTActaggaaaagcaaaaactacacacacaagcaaagcaaaataaagaatgtGTACACTGCTTTCCATTGGCCAGCAGGTATTTAGCCATTTCCAGGGACGCAGGGTTTCATCACACCTGATGAACCACACAACTAGTAcctgggaagacaaacaccgtAACTCCAAAAACAGcccccttccttctttctccctcaagattttattgctgagcacagcaTCACAGGGTAAATTACGCCTCCAGCCTGCTCACTGGTGGGAcactgtgagaaacagaaaaggccttgatgctgtgcaaacacagctcagcaacaactaaaacacaGGTGTGTTATCTAGGTTGTTTTGGCccaaaatccaaaacatagcccCATGCAAACTGCTATGAAGACAATTAACTCCATTCCTGCCCAAACCAGTACTACTATGTACCTCAAAGAAATTGTCTGAGCCACTCTGAGGTGGCAGTTGTTCTTATCAGAAATACAAATAGCCTGACAGAAGTAACGTTTCTATGACTTTTATAGAAGACATCCTTTAAACTTTACAGTAATCCATGCTATAAGGTTATTCTTTGAGTAAAATGAGAATAAGCAAGCCTTCAGGGTTCAAGCTGGCTAGAGACTGCAGAAGCCATTTAATGAAGCACTCTGGCCGCTAACAAGGAGATGCCAACGGATTCAGCCTTCAGCAAGTCACATCCTGCTGCACAGGTGGAAGTCAGGAAAGGAAGGACTCCACGCCACAGGCTGCTTTAACCCTGACTCCCACTGCCCTTAGCGACCATCACATTACCCAAGTCCTTCTACCAGGCTGCAGGTCTTTATGCTCAAGTGCAGCAAACTcggagaaagaaataaaacatgtagTACACGTTACCCTTTATCGGTAAGTGTGAAAACCCAGGCACTTACTGTGAAAAGCAAAGCTCCCAACGCACAGAAAGACACTACAGGCCTAGTGAAAACCTGCACCGTAACAGGGCTGCGGGCACTCTTGGCATGAAGGCAGAAACTCAGTCACACCTACTTCAACGCCACAGATGTAACAGATGAGAAACACTTTGATAATTACTGATTTGTTAAGCAGCTGTTACAGGTAAACCATCAGCGCAGTCCACAGCAAATGATGTGGAAGAGATCCAGCAACATTCACGGTAACCTGAGAACCACTTGTTTTTAGTAATGCACTTTTTAAGTCCAGTTcagaagcatatttttttcccattaagaAGGGCTATTATTGCTGCTAAGCTTTGTGGTTTGTAACACGAGATCATTTTAGCACCCTGCCCCTTGCACCTCACCCATTCAGCTTTATTACGCTACTACCTCTCCAAATGACATCCACCCCACAGAAACACTTGATGGAAGAACCACAGAAGAAAACTTACAAGTCTTATTGCCTGATAAACCTCAAAAGAAACCCGAGGATGGTGACAGCACCGTAATAAACCCGATTCTCGGCAGCACACGCTGGTTATTCCCTGCTGTGTAAGCAAGCCCTCCACGGGTTGCTCACCCTGGACCACGActagcagagctgctgctaCAACCTctgaaggggaaggggacaTTTCCAAGCCGGGGTGCCCACCACCTGTcccgccgagccccgcagcccccctccgctgctcctgcccctgctcccctccgAGGCGTGCTCACCCTCCGAGGGGCCGGCGACGGCACACGGAGACCCcccggccgccggccgccgcgACGCCTCGTGCAGGTACTGGCAGTGCGGCCGCCAGCAGCCACCGCCCTCCGCCCGGTCGAAGGGGCAGGGGAAAGCGGAGAAGTACCCAGCGGGTCGCAACATGGCAGCCGTCGGGGGGCGCGGGACGACCCGTCACGGCGCCGCCACCGCCCGTCCCAACCGCCCGCAGCACGGGGAGGCGGGGATGGGAGAGGCGGGCGGGGCTGCCGCTGAGGGGAGGCTGCCGAGGGCTCACCCCTCAGGGCGAGCCCGGCGGGGAGACCTTCGCCACAGAGCCCTCGGGGTCTTCGAGAGCTTTATGCTGAGGGATTTCAGTGAAAGTCTCTCGCTGCCGGCATGCGGTGGCTCGTCCAGCCTGCCCCAAGTCTTCTGGAACAGCCTCCGTTAGATATCTCCAGCCTGGCTCCCAGCCGTGCCGTTTGGAGCTCGGTGGTCTTCTTGCTGGCGCAGGTGGTTGTTTGCCATCTGCTACACCCGTGTCTTTGTTAACGCAAGTCTCCTTCCAACACTTGTTCTTTTCTAGCCGGCTTTATGGTTGCTGTTGTTGAAGCATTTCCATTACGTATAGTGgtctctgctgccctgccttGAGCCTTCTTCCTGTTTTTGTCATATACTATTGTACAATCCTTAacattggaaaagacctccaagatcatctggtccaaccatccccctaccaccaatgtcacccgctaaaccatgtccctaagcaccaggtccagcctTTCCTAGAACAAGAATAAGAGACCGGAATTGCTCTCAGTATTCACGGTGTGAATTAACTGGGAATTCGtagaatatatgtatataacatAGAATATATTtgtagaaatatatttgtttcctttgtagCATCTTTATATGTTGTTCTGCATTCTTTTCCTATTATTTCTTGTAGGCTGTGTCATCTATATTGTCAACACATACATAGTGGGGTGAGCTTCAATACCATCCTTAAGGCAACACTTTAATTTCAGGTGATCAAGGACAgtttcaaaacactgaaaacatgaaagcaataacaataaaaagagtGAAGAAACTAACTGAAAATGGGCTGCTAATGTTAACTGTCTCCCGCTGGCCAGTAACAtagcaggaaaaatgaaatctgcTATATTGGATgccaaagacaataaaaactaGATAGccatatattaaatatatatatatgtgtattgtgggacaaaaatattttcaaaatatagcTATATGTGTGTAAATGATCatgaaaattaatggaaattaaCTGAAAGACTCCCATGCTTTGAGATGGCTTCAGAAGACCACAGCCAAGCAACTTTTCTAAATCATTGCATTGCCGTAAGGGGCTACATTTAGCCTATGATTTGTAAACCCCAGCTTTTCATGCCTCACTGCTTAAAATTTCTTAATAGAAATTATTTGTAGAATCTGCCTCTACTTTTGATGTACAAGTCTCATTGCACTTTCCTTCCCCATGCCACAATAGTGTCAACTGAAgaattgctgctgctgggtaGGTGTGGCAAAGTATGACATTATGGCTACAGAGAGGAGAGagtgaaaaacagatgaaataggaaaaaaacgTTCTAATGGAAAACTCTACcaagagatcttttttttttttttcgttttcctttttctgttaaaaatacctGCCGTGCTGTTATTTGGGCCTTCATGTTATGGTGTACATAAAAACAGCATACAAGGCTGTCACATGCACAAACATTCCAAATGCACAGATTCTTTCATATCTCTCCCAAAGAAAagatatatttcaaaattcCATTTGTTAATTTTcactcagaaaatatttgtttagaaaataattactgtTCAGAGATCTCACCACAGGATTTCTACTCAGTGTGAGCCACATGTGTTGGATTGGTTGGATTCATTTCAGAAAGTCATTGTGATGGTGTTTCAGCTCTTCCTTTTCAACTTGAATGTGGAGCTTGCCATAGCTGTACCCCCTGGTGCTTTATTCTGAAGTAGTTAATGCTTGCCTGCAAACATTTGTGATCAGAACTGAAATTTACATCCCTCTCCTGTCAAAGCATGAAGCTTATTCTATCCCGTCATGAGATTTCAAGCTACCTATTTAGTGAATCACAAGAACTAttttataaaatcatagaatcactgaggttggaaaagacctccaagatcatctggtccaacctcccccctaccaccaatatcacccactaaaccatgtccctaagcaccaggtccagccttttcttaaacacccccagggacagtgacaccaccacctccctgggcaacctgttccagtgcctgactgaatttctctctgagaagaaatgtctcctaatttccaacctgaacttccCCTTGATTTCTCAAAACATAGTTGCACATAAACCAGCAGATGAGTTTGAGAGCTCGGTCAGtaagtttatattttattagatatatttgttttattagatatatttgttttcatttttcactaaGATTATATCATTTCACTAAGAtcattacttttcattttagtCCTCAGATGAAGGAGTATCACTGTGATTTGATTCATCACTAATAGACGGCGTACCAGCTACTGAACTCATGAGGGGTACAGTTTCTGAGATTGAGCCTTTCTTGTGTGAGTCACTCTGCATATCTAATGCTTTTACCCCACGCTGTGCCTCCGAAGCTGGTCTCTGCTGTTCACGTGAGCATCTGAACATACGACAAAAATTCCtacaacacagaacaaaaataacgTTATTCTGACTAGGGGAATTTAGCGGAAACTTAACAGATACCACTGAAGATGGGTAACAAATGACTGAACTTCAGTTTTTTCAAGATTTGAACTGACAAATTTCATCTTATAATGAAATACTTAGTACACAGACTCCTGGAAGtaacataatttatatttttttataatttctacttttacttttcatttgcCTGTGCAGCCTTTCCCAGCTTTTATCACATTTTTGCGTATTTGTAATCCTATGTTTGGAGTAGAACTTAATTTTGTTATCCAAAAACCTACAGTCTTGTCAATAGCTGTTATTTGTTGGGGGAGGTGTTCTACCAACCAAAACACAACCTAGTAATTGATAGAATATTGTAGGACTTTATTGCTGTGTCTGCCTCTGGTTCGCTGAGAGTTCAGAGGTGCTCTAAAGGGATCTAAATATCGGACACAGTACATGACTTGAAAACTTACCCTTTTGGAATTCTGTGCTTGATAAACATCacacaaaatataataaatattaggCAGGTGACAAGAGCTGTAGATGATGCAATAAGCACTACTTGCGCTTTAAAGTCTTCCTGGCTGGTTTCTTCGGTTGTGTTCCTTTGGAGCAAATCAGCGTTGTCTGACACTACAACAGTAAAGCACATCACACTACTAGTATTTGAACAGGTAATGCGCTGTGCAAATGGACATATGTAGAAACAGATTATACATAtgcattttgcaaataaatgtgAGCACATCCTAGTAAAATGACTAGTTCTACAAAAATACAGATCCATGTTTAGTTGTCAATAACTTGGCCCAAAGTACACCTCTTCCAAATTTTCTAGACATGACTTTTATCCACCATCAAGGGAAATTCTGAAAGAAGTTTAGCAGCTGCATCAACTGTAGTATTTTGAGTTACTAACTAGTTTGTATTTTGAGTTTcattaaaactcattttttcaTCTATGAGGAGAGAGGGGTGTCTTAAGTTATCTGTGGAACCATTGATTCTGCATATTCCTAGTTCTCTGTGTCCAAAACCCATCAAGACTGCTACGCCGTATTGTTAGTTGGCATTTCTTGGAGAACTACATCACTTCAATGGTATCTGAGGTAATCCCTTTTACCAGAAACGGGTTTTGATTGGTACATACCAACAGAAGGTACAGTAAATTGTCTGTCATCCTTGCCGGTCATCCTTGCTGAGGTTAGGAGGGATACAAAGATGAGCTACGTGACTTTTATAGCAGAAACAGTGCTGCTTTCCCAGGGGTTCTTATAGTCCCTGTGGCTGCTGTCTCCGGCCACCTCCTGGACTGTGATGTCACCATTGTCCCCAGAGCCTGGCTGGACAGAGAATCCTCAGGGGACACGGTGGGGAGGATGGCACGTCCTGGAGACATCACACTTGTTCCTCCCTCAGACACGCGCAGAGGGCCCTGTGGGCGTGCAAGGATGGAAATCTCCGCTCTAACTCCTTGCTGAGGTTGGACGTcgtgcttagggacatggtttagtgggtgatattggtggtaggggagcggttggaccagatgatcttggaggtcctttccaaccttaatgattatATCATGTTATAACTGTTACAAATGCATGTTTACAATGATAACATTTTTGTCCATACTCATTGAAGACTCTGTTGCTTCAAAACACAATGTTCTTTGTTTAGATAGAACAGATCGCAGCCTTCGAGGAATATTTGTTGTGACTAATTATAAACAGATTAAAAACCTATGAAAGGTCTTGATCTTCCAATATCTGTCAAACTTCTTATGTGACTGTCACTGTGCCAGAATCTTAAAGAAATGTTAGGGCATGAGAATCTAACTTATGTGaactaaaagacaaaacagcccaaaaaagatgaaaaagtcAATTCAAAGCACAAAACCCTATGATCTTTGCCTGGCTTCGGTGCTTTACTTACGTGAGCGACGTCCCTGCCCTCTGCTAGCAGAACTGTAGTTCTTCACACGAGCACAGAGCCGGCCTAAAAAGCATAAGTGACAAAGCTCCCTCTGCTGACTACAGAAAGAAACGTCACTCGGTTTTTACAAtggtaaatgaaaaaataagaaagagtCGGGGAAAGAGTCTTGCAGAAGAATgtggaggaaaaagcaaaggctgAAAACAACATGATTACACTAGAAAAATACGTCCGTATTTAGTGAATGCTTTTTTAATCAGCACTCACACAAAGTGGTTTACTGCTGACCCACGTTATCCATGTAAGAAAGAGTTTTAAAGTTGATGGAATAATTCAAAGACTGGAAGGAACAGCATTTGTGGTGTGGCACATACAGGTCCCAGCGTGCAGCTTTGGCAGTTCACAGCTGAGTAAAATGAACTATGATCTTAGAGCGCCATCGCCCTTCCTAGAAACACTCATTTCCGAGGGAAACAGtcactaatttttaaaatttgcattttgacGTGAGCACGTGAGCCCTTGTTGGTGAAAGACCTCAGGGAGAAGAGCTTTGCTTTCTGGAGACACAGAGAAGTTCAAGCGTTCTCCCAGCTAGACTGTATTCAGGTGACATATCACCCTCTACAGCTGAGAGGAGTAACACGGAGGAGACTTTTATGAGATAATTCCCTGCACAGTCATTACCGACAGCCCACAAACCTGTTTGCAAGAATTTTGAGTTAAACAGAATGGCAGCCCTATGATTGAGCATAGCacagttacaggaaaaaattaGGATTCATATCCAAAGCAGCCTACAAGTGATTGACTGACAAGTCAACGTCAAGAGCTACCAGGAAATTTGTGCTGCAAGACATGAGCAAATGTGATTCAGAGCTCAGAGCTGAGCTAACAAAATGAGGCAAAATGCAGGTATCCAGCTCCAGAGCCTTGCTGTTTGGGGCAGCGTTGCCTTCACTCGCAGGAGGTGTGTGCTGGTGGAGAACCTCTGTTCCAAGTAAGGAGCTGAAGGAGAAGGTCAGCAGGCTCTGCAGTTCCAGATCCAATGAGAAAGAGCTTGACAGGACCATCTCCAAACAAAAGTCTGAGCAGCCAGCTGTCCCAGAGGAGTTAGTGCTCATCGGGCTGGGGAATGGTGGCTCCT is a genomic window of Anser cygnoides isolate HZ-2024a breed goose chromosome Z, Taihu_goose_T2T_genome, whole genome shotgun sequence containing:
- the LOC106043735 gene encoding RNA exonuclease 1 homolog isoform X3 — encoded protein: MLRPAGYFSAFPCPFDRAEGGGCWRPHCQYLHEASRRPAAGGSPCAVAGPSEGLSVSSITKEDENAKQQLAKPTEVFPREYQEGNSKVSPFKREFTKRSRNYSPMELEESDDECDLVIDVPPPVNKRPRKNRDYKDLNREEELDAVIHAEELHGSAIADGPGYTAEKSEKIVELQESGKCLNESEKARSVSLKANKIYLPDVNTETLKISEQRGRRACTSQKQKSASAEVDVRKEIPKQEKAERNILVKEFVQEYTASENRVGSGRVTQSVLCTSRSSGDEATIERPGKQRILNTEKSRSTDKNGGNGSPQDTYSYPTNFLSVGKEACSGTVLQTKNTDKSSSVEPACRNKKEGEIRLSSSAEEIESSGEDTELSDSDDPIEECRRIFEEFEREARKKDSDKQTSGENVDASLLETEVNVAGQKRRIAHTAKFDVHNKNEMEPFKRSPGQRGPNNARVQTAQSKARELTASIATDSGKKKPMSKRSAIQVQSNRSTASSNLREVQPVETISGQLRIPIEGKAQTVKLCRLSVGSFERTAVMPYEDSTQKKPSIPESGSKVPREIRQRYFKCFFEQYRKICNTVNEAGRKARIEEQSIYDRCGSKNMYLNFAVKTLKKLRDHGQFNDIKTPSGAGSVKSNEKKELAGGVLYELLKDYLLTEQQLNENNFPRPNPERNGSAIFHGVTKKAVSDNFRKTCCRCGEIFTVSSGKRRLKECSYHSGRVLEQKVPGGLEKRYSCCEGIVGSAGCQIAKCYTTQGLELTRVTVVDDKLQVVYDTFVKPDSEVVDYNTRFSGVTEDDLKNTTTTLRDVQAILLNMFSADTILIGHSLENDLFALKLIHDTVVDTSLVFPHRLGLPHKRALQSLMADYLMRIHQGDVDGHNSSEDAIACMELILWKVKEDNKRRK
- the LOC106043735 gene encoding exonuclease GOR-like isoform X2 translates to MLRPAGYFSAFPCPFDRAEGGGCWRPHCQYLHEASRRPAAGGSPCAVAGPSEGLSVSSITKEDENAKQQLAKPTEVFPREYQEGNSKVSPFKREFTKRSRNYSPMELEESDDECDLVIDVPPPVNKRPRKNRDYKDLNREEELDAVIHAEELHGSAIADGPGYTAEKSEKIVELQESGKCLNESEKARSVSLKANKIYLPDVNTETLKISEQRGRRACTSQKQKSASAEVDVRKEIPKQEKAERNILVKEFVQEYTASENRVGSGRVTQSVLCTSRSSGDEATIERPGKQRILNTEKSRSTDKNGGNGSPQDTYSYPTNFLSVGKEACSGTVLQTKNTDKSSSVEPACRNKKEGEIRLSSSAEEIESSGEDTELSDSDDPIEECRRIFEEFEREARKKDSDKQVHNKNEMEPFKRSPGQRGPNNARVQTAQSKARELTASIATDSGKKKPMSKRSAIQVQSNRSTASSNLREVQPVETISGQLRIPIEGKAQTVKLCRLSVGSFERTAVMPYEDSTQKKPSIPESGSKVPREIRQRYFKCFFEQYRKICNTVNEAGRKARIEEQSIYDRCGSKNMYLNFAVKTLKKLRDHGQFNDIKTPSGAGSVKSNEKKELAGGVLYELLKDYLLTEQQLNENNFPRPNPERNGSAIFHGVTKKAVSDNFRKTCCRCGEIFTVSSGKRRLKECSYHSGRVLEQKVPGGLEKRYSCCEGIVGSAGCQIAKLHVHDGRKEKLYGFVKTLIKSPPSDRNHGIYALNCNMCYTTQGLELTRVTVVDDKLQVVYDTFVKPDSEVVDYNTRFSGVTEDDLKNTTTTLRDVQAILLNMFSADTILIGHSLENDLFALKLIHDTVVDTSLVFPHRLGLPHKRALQSLMADYLMRIHQGDVDGHNSSEDAIACMELILWKVKEDNKRRK